The proteins below come from a single Corylus avellana chromosome ca3, CavTom2PMs-1.0 genomic window:
- the LOC132174392 gene encoding uncharacterized protein LOC132174392 has translation MWKSFVNSCNRHSFDEVEQLRKPALNAKPIYRDELEKKASKKKVAEKKSDCSAYSKPTEDGKDFEKKSVAKKEVITVKVRMTKQEAARMLSKCKDGGLLDFKDVARELVHIPPNRVNVVSAKARFGQALESIPEEI, from the coding sequence atGTGGAAATCCTTTGTTAACTCCTGTAACAGACATTCGTTTGATGAAGTAGAACAACTTAGGAAACCTGCTCTTAACGCAAAACCCATATACAGAGATGAGTTAGAGAAGAAGGCATCAAAGAAGAAGGTAGCAGAGAAGAAAAGTGACTGTTCTGCATATTCAAAACCCACAGAAGATGGGAaggattttgagaagaaaagtgTTGCCAAAAAGGAGGTGATTACAGTCAAAGTGAGGATGACGAAGCAAGAGGCGGCTCGAATGTTGTCCAAGTGCAAAGATGGAGGGCTCCTCGACTTCAAAGACGTGGCACGTGAGCTTGTGCATATACCTCCAAATCGTGTTAATGTTGTGTCGGCTAAAGCTAGATTTGGTCAAGCGCTTGAGAGCATCCCAGAAGAGATTtag
- the LOC132174393 gene encoding uncharacterized protein LOC132174393, translating into MWKSFVTSINKLSFYEVEESRKPFLNAKPIYRDELENKASKKKAEKKRDPSAHSKPKEDGKDFEKKSYGSSTSADKKEVITVKVRMTKQEAARMLSKCKDGGFLDFKDVAHELAHIPPDRVNIVSAEARNGQVLKSIPEEV; encoded by the coding sequence ATGTGGAAATCCTTTGTTACCTCCATTAACAAACTTTCGTTTTATGAAGTAGAAGAGTCTAGGAAGCCTTTTCTTAATGCAAAACCTATATACAGAGATGAGCTAGAGAATAAGGCATCAAAAAAGAAggcagagaagaaaagagaccCTTCTGCACATTCAAAACCAAAAGAAGATGGGAaggattttgagaagaaaagcTATGGATCTAGTACTAGTGCTGACAAAAAGGAGGTGATTACAGTAAAAGTCAGGATGACAAAACAAGAAGCAGCTCGAATGTTGTCCAAGTGCAAAGATGGAGGGTTCCTTGACTTCAAAGATGTGGCACATGAGCTTGCGCACATACCACCAGATCGTGTTAATATTGTGTCAGCTGAAGCTAGAAATGGTCAAGTGCTTAAGAGCATCCCAGAAGAGGTTTAG